ACCACCAGCGGCTGGACCCGTCGCCGGCTGCTCGACCGGTACCCCCTGGACGCCGGGCGGGTGCACGTGGCCGCGCCCGGCGTCGACCCGGCGCCCCTGGCGGCGGGCGTCGACGGTGGTACGTCGCTGCTGTGCGTCGCGGCGGTCACCCCGGCGAAGGGGCACGACGTGCTCGCCGAGGCGCTGGCCGGGATCGCCGGGCTGTCGTGGACGTGCGTCTGCGTCGGCGCGCTGACCCGGGATCCCGGCTTCGTCGCGGACCTGCGGGCGGCGTTGTCCGGCAGCGGCCTGTCCGACCGGGTACGCCTGGCCGGCCCGCTCACCGGCGCGCCGTTGGACGCCGCGTACGCCGCCGCCGACCTGCTGGTGCTCCCGTCCCGGGGCGAGACGTACGGCATGGTCGTCACCGAGGCGCTCGCCCGTGGCGTGCCGGTCCTCGGCACCGCCGCCGGTGGCCTGCCCGAGGCGCTGGGCCGGGCACCGGACGGTTCGCTGCCCGGGCTGCTGGTGCCGCCGGAGGATCCGGGCGCGCTGGCCGACGCCCTGCGTCGCTGGCTGGGCGACGCGGCGCTGCGGGAGGGTCTGCGCCGCGCGGCGCGGGCCCGCCGGGACACCCTCACCGGCTGGCCGGACACCGCCTCGCGGGTGGCGGCGGCCCTGAGCGCGGCCGTCGCGTGAGCGCGGTCAGGAACGAACCGTCCGGCGCCGTGCGCGCGAGCGGCGCGGCGGCCCGCCGGAGGGATCACGCCATCACGACCGAAGGGCTGGCACTTTGAGCATCGACGTCCTGCTGCCGTTCTCCACCTGGCTCGGCCTGCGGGAACCCGCCGACGCGGCGGCCCGCGCGGGCGCCCTGGTCGAGGCGGTCCGCCACCGGCTGCCGACGTCCCGGCCGATCGTGCTGCACGACCTGGGCAGCGGCACCGGGTCGATGCTGCGCTGGCTCGCCCCCCGCCTGCCCGGGCCGCAGCACTGGGTGCTCCACGACCGGGATCAGGAGTTGCTGGATCTCGCCACGGCGGGGTCGGTCAGCGCCGCCGACGGCGCGCCGGTCGGCGTGGCGACCCGGTGCGGCGACCTCACCCGGCTGACCGCCGCGGACCTGGCCGGCGCCGACCTGATCACGGCCTCGGCGCTGCTGGACATGTTCACCGCCGAGGAGGTCGAGCGGGTGGTCGCGGCGTGCGCCGGCGCCGGCCGCCCCACCCTGTTCATGATCTCGGTGACCGGTGAGGTGCGGCTCAGCCCGGCCGATCCGTTCGACGAGGTGATGGCCGCCGCGTTCAACGACCACCAGCGCCGCACCGTCGACGGCCGGGCCCTGCTGGGGCCGGACGCGGTCGAGGCGACGGTCGCCGCGTTCGCCCGCCACGGCGTCGCCGTCGAGGTGCGGTCCAGCCCGTGGCGGCTGGGCGCGGCGCAGGCCGACCTGAGCGCCGAGTGGTTCCGGGGGTGGGTCGCCGCGGCGTGCGAGCAGCGGCCGGAGCTGGCCGGCCCGGCGGGCGAGTACGCGCGCCGCCGGCTGGCGCAGGCGGCGGCCGGCCGCCTGCGCGTGGTGGTCGACCATCGGGACCTGCTCGCCGCCGGATGAACCCTTCGCGCCCGCCGCACGTGCCTACCGGTGAAAGATCGATCTTTCGACGGGAGGGCCGGCGCGGATGTTCTGGGCCTGGGCGCGGGCACTCGGCGGGGTCGGGTTGCTCGGTGCGCTGCTGTGGCAGGTGGGCGGCGGCCCGTTCCTCGACGGCCTCGCGCTGATCGACGGTCCGGCGCTGGCCGCGGCGCTCGCGATCGGCGTGCTCACCACGGTCTGCGGCGCGTGGCGGTGGAGTCTCGTCGCCGGCGGCCTCGGCGTGCGGCTGCCGCTGCGCACGGCCGTCGCGCACTGCTACCGGGCGGTGTTCCTCAACGCCACGTTGCCCGGCGGCGTGCTGGGTGACGTGCACCGGGCCGTCCGGCACGGCCGGGACGCCGGTGACGTCGGTCGGGGGGTCCGCGCGGTCGTCTGGGAGCGTACGGCCGGGCAGGTCGTCCAGGTCGTCCTGGCGCTCGTCCTCCTCGCGGCGTTCCCGTCGCCGGTGCGGCCCTACCTGCCGGCGGCGATCGCCGTCGTCGTGGCCGGCGGGCTCGCCGCCGTGCTGCTCGCCCGGGCGGTGCCCCGCGCCGGACGGTCCCGCTGGGCGCGGGCGCTGCGCGCCGCCGTGACCGACGTCCGCGCCGGCCTGCTGGCCCGGCGCACCTGGTTCGGCGTCCTGCTCGCCTCCGCGGTGATGGTGGCGGGCCACCTGGCCACGTTCCTCCTGGCGGCCCGGACCGCGGGCGCGACCGCCCCGCTGTCCCGGCTGCTGCCGCTGACCCTGCTTGCGCTGCTCGCGATGGGGCTGCCGCTGAACGTCGCCGGGTTCGGCCCGCGCGAGGGGGTCGCCGCGTGGGCCTTCGGGGCCGCCGGGCTGACCGCCGCCCAGGGGGTGGCGACCGCCACGGTGTACGGCGCGCTGGTGCTCGTCGCCAGCCTGCCGGGTGCCGCCGTGCTGCTCCGCCGGGGGACCAGGTCCGCTGCCGGCGGGCGGGAACCTGCTGACCGTGGTTGAGTGTTGACCAAGTGGTGAATCCGTTACACGTGTCCCGGCCACCCCGGGTCACGCAGGGACGAAGGAGACCCATGCCCGAAGCGCTGCCCGCCGCCACCGTCCGGACCGAGGTCACGGTGCCGCTGCGGTTCCCGGACGGCTACGCCACCACCGCCCGCCTGTTCACCTTCAAGGGGCTGGTCGACGGTCGCGAACACGTCGCGTTCGGGTTGGGCGACTGGGCGGGCGCGATCGACCGGTACGCGGCGGGCGGCCGGGCGCCGCTGGTCCGCCCACACAGCGAGTGCCTGACCGGGGACGTGTTCGGCAGCCAGCGCTGCGACTGCGGCCCCCAGCTGCGGGAGGCGGTCGAACGGATCGCGCAGGAGGGCGGTTTCCTGCTGTACCTGCGTCAGGAGGGGCGGGGCATCGGCCTGTACGCGAAGCTCGACGCGTACGCGTTGCAGGATGCCGGGCTGGACACCTACGAGGCGAACGTTGCGCTGGGCCACGGCGAGGACGAGCGCGACTACAGTGCCGCCGCGCAGATGCTGGCGACGCTCGGCGTCACCGGCATCGCCCTGCTCAGCAACAACCCGGAGAAGGCGGTGCAGCTGGACCGGCTGGGTGTGACGGTCACCGAGCGGGTGCTCACCGGCCTCTACCTCTCCCCGGCCAACGCGGACTACCTGGCGGCGAAGGCCAACCGGGCGTCCCGTGTCCCCGACCTGCCGGCCGTCCGATGACGACCCGCCCGGCGCGGCCGTACGTGCTGCTGAGCTGCGCCACCTCCATCGACGGCTACATCGACGACACCACCGAGCAGCGGCTGCTGCTCTCCAACGACGACGACCTGGACCGGATCGACGCCGTCCGGGCCAGCTGCGACGCGATCATGGTGGGTGCCGAGACCGTACGCCGGGACGACCCCCGGCTGCTGGTCCGGTCGGCGCGCCGCCGCGAGGCCCGGGTGGCCGCCGGCCTGCCCGCCTCGCCGACCAAGGTCACGGTGACGGCGCGGGGCGACCTCGACCCGGCCTCCCGCTTCTTCACCGCCGGTGAGGCGCGACGCGTCGTGTACTGCGCGAGCGACGCGCTGGAGAAGACCCGCGAGCGGGTCGGCGCGCTGGCCGACGTCCGCGACGCCGGTGAGCCGGTGGACCTCGCCGAGGTGCTGGCCGACCTGGCCGCCCAGGGGGTGCGCCGGCTGATGGTGGAGGGCGGCGGGACGGTGCACGCGCAGTTCCTGGCCGCCGGGCTGGCCGACGAGCTGCACCTGGTGGTGGCGCCCTTCTTCGTCGGTGACTGCCGGGCGCCGCGCTTCGTGGGCGACGGCCGCTACCCGTGGCACCCGGGCCGCCGGGCGACCGTGGCGGAGGTACGCCAGATCGGCGACGTGGTGTTGATGCGCTACGCCCTCTCCGACCGCTGCGCCTCCTGACCGGTCGCCCGCTCGGTGGGTGATGTCGGGAACCCGCCGTCCCCACGGTCGGTCCGCAGTAGCTTGCTGGTGACCGGGTGACTCAGCTGGGAGGCCGCTATGCCGGGGAGCAACGATCCGAGCGGGACGAGCATCCGGGACGTCGACATGAAGCTGGAGGTGGTCGTCGTCCCGGTCACCGACGTCGACCGGGCCAAGGAGTTCTACGGTCGCCTCGGCTGGCGGCTCGACCAGACGCCGCCCGGCATCGTCCAGTTCACGCCGCAGGGCTCCGGGTGCTCCGTCCAGTTCGGCCCGGACCTGACTCCCGGCGCGCCCGGTTCCGCCAAGAACTACCTGGTCGTGACCGACGTCGAGGCGGCCCGTGCCGCGCTGGTCGCCGCCGGCGTCGAGGTCGGCGCCGTCTACCACCCCAGCCCGGACGGGCCGGTCGACGGGCCGGATCCCGAACGCCGCAGCTACTTCTCGCGCGCCTCGTTCCAGGACCCGGACGGCAACATCTGGCTCCTCCAGGAGATCACGACCCGGCTTCCCGGCCGGATCGACCCGGGGATCACATCGTTCACCTCCGCGAACGACCTCACCGCCGCCCTCAAGCGCGCCGCGGACGCCCACGGCGAGCACGAGAAGCGCACCGGCAAGGCCGACCCGGACTGGCCCGACTGGTACGCGGCGTACATGGTGGCCGAGCAGACCGGCGCGGACCTGCCGACCTGACGGCGTGCCCGGGCCGGTCTACCGCAGCAGCACCGGCCCGGCGTCGATCGGTGTCCGGAACAGGGCGTACGGGCGGCGCCGCAGGTCCCGCCCGCCCTGGTACATCGGCTGCCGGTGCACCTGGTTGGCGGTGACGTAGAGGTGCCGGTCGGCCGCCACCACCAGCGTGTCCGGCCAGAGCAGGCGCGGGTCGTGCAGCAGCGTCTCGAACCGCCCGTCCGGCAGCCGCCGGAACACGGCGTTGTGCTCGTACGCGGTCAGGTAGAGCCGGCCGACGTCGTCGCTCTCCAGCCCGTCGGAGCCGGTGCCCTTGTCGCCCTCGTCGACGACCGTGTCGGCGACCTCCTCCTCGGGCAGCGAGGCGTCGACCAACGCGTCGGTGGGGACGCTGTGCCAGCGCCGCCCGATCAGCGGGGCGTAGTACAGCCGGGAGCCGTCGGCGCTGACCGCGAGGCCGTCGGCCCCGACGGTCAGCGCTCGCGGCCGTCCGCCCGCCGGCCGGTTCAGCAGCGGCCGCCCCTCCACCACCGGCCGGTACGCGTGCAGCGGCTCGGCGGCCGTGGAGGGGTGGTCGTGCAGGCGGCGCCAGGACCGTCCGCTGGCCAGGTCGACCACGACGATGCCGTTGGGTCCGGCGACGGCGGAGTCGGTCAGGTACGCGATGCCGGCGCGCCCGCGGCGCAGGTCGAATCGGACGTCGTTGAGGTAGCTGGTGGGCGGCACCACCGTCGGGGGGAACGTGATCACCTGCGCGACGGTGTCGGTGTCCAGGTCGACCCGGACCAGCTTCGGTCCGCCGGGCCGGGTGGGTCGGAACAGCGGGCTGCCGGTGTCCACGACCCAGAGCCGGTCGAGCGGGTCGACCACCATGTTCTGCACCGACACGAACGCCTGCTCGTCGTCGTCCCGGGCGGGGGAGTTCCACCGCCGGTCGGGGAACGGCACCTCCCGGTCGTCGCGCAGCTCGACCAGCGCGGCCGGCGGCTCGTCACCCCACTGGGGGAAGTTGACGAAGATCCGTCCGGTGTGCGAGACGGCGACGCCGGTCGGCATCGCCCCGGTGAACGTCCGCACCAGTTCGAGCTCACCGACCGGCTCGGCGCCGACGACCATGACGTACCCCCTGCTGGCCGGGCGGCGACGGAGGTCGGCGCGGTTCCGCGGCCGTGGTCGGTCGGGCCGCTCGGCCCGTGGACCCGCACGTCTTCCCGCCGGCCGCCGGTCGAAACCGGTAGACCCAACGCGCCGTGTGAGCTGGCTTACCCTTCCTCCCGCCGGGAATGCGTCCGGCCGGCGCGGGTTGCAGCCAGGTGTGATCACTGCATCGACCCCAGCCGGGGCCCCCGTGTGCCAGCCGGAGACGACCCCGTGACCGCCACCGCCGAGACGACGGAGCCGGCCGCCACGTCGGCGCCGATGCCGGGTGATCTCCTGTCCGCCCGTCAGCGGCTACGCCTCGTGCTGGTGCTCGGCTCGCTGATCGCGATCGGGCCGCTCACCATCGACATGTACCTGCCATCGTTGCCGGCCATCACCACCGACCTGCACACCACCTCGGCGGCCGTCCAGCTGACCCTCACCGGCACCCTCGCCGGGCTCGCCATCGGCCAGTTGCTGATCGGCCCGTTGTCCGACGCGGTGGGCCGGCGCCGGCCGCTGCTCGCCGGCATGGCGCTGCACATCGTCGCGTCGTTGCTCTGCGTCGTCGCGCCCACCATCGGCGTCGTGGGCGCCCTGCGGGTCCTCCAGGGCCTGGGGGTCGCGGCCGCCTCCGTCGTCGCGACGGCGGTGGTCCGTGACCTGTTCGACGGCGCCGCCTTCGCCAAGCTGTTCTCCCGACTGATGCTCGTCATGGGCGTGGCACCGATCCTCGCGCCGACCCTCGGCAGCCTGCTGCTGCGCTGGTCGGCCTGGCGGGGCGTCTTCGTGGCGCTCGCCGTGCTGGGCCTGGCCCTGCTGGTCGTGGCGGCGCTCGGCCTGCGCGAGACCCTGCCGCCCGAGCGCCGCCGCCACGGCGGTGTAGCCGAGACGCTGCGGGTCTACGGCGGGTTGCTGCGCGACCGCACGTTCGTCGGGCTCATCCTGGTCGCCGGGTTGGCGATGGCCGCGCTGTTCGCGTACGTGGCCGGGTCGTCGTTCGTCTTCCAGGAGCAGTACGGGCTCGACGAGCAGCAGTTCGGCCTGGTGTTCGGTGCGGGCGCGGTCGGCCTCATCACCGCCACCCAGCTGAACGTCCGCCTGCTGCGGCGCTACCCGCCTCAGCGGATCCTCGTCAGCGCGCTCCTCGCCGGCACCGTCGCCGGGGCCGCCCTGCTCACCTTCGCCGCCACCGGCGCCGGTGGCCTCGCGAGCGTCCTGGCGTCCCTGTGGCTCGTGCTCGCCGCGTGCGGGCTGGCCCTGCCGAACGCGCCGGCGCTGGCGCTGTCCCGGCACGGCGAGGCGGCCGGTACCGCCGCGGCGCTGCTCGGCGCGGTGCAGTTCGCGGTCGGGGCGCTGGCCGCGCCGCTGGTCGGCGTGCTCGGCACCGGCAGCACCGGCATGGCCGTGGTGGTGGCCGGCGGCATGGCGGCGGCGACCCTGGTGCTGTTCGTGGTGGTGCGGCCGAGTCGCCTGCCCGAGCTGGAGGGCGCAACGGTGGCGGTCGCCGTCCACTGACCGACACGACGGCGCCGGCGGGGTGCGCGATCCGCTCCCCACCGGCGCCGCCCCGGTCCGCACCGGTCAGTGGCAGGAACCGGTGCCGCTGTCGGAGTAGGTCTGCCCGGCCACCGGCACGAACTGCCAGTCGTAGCTGCCGGAGTGCAGCGTGAACTTCAGGACCCCGTACGCGGAGCTGTTGCGGGCCTCGCTGTTGGGCTGGATGGTGCCGAAGCTGTAGTGGCTGGCACCGCCCATGCCGGCGACGAAGCTGCGCAGGCCCCGGCCGGAGTCGGCGCCGCCGTTCGGGTTCATCGGCGCGAACCGCTCGTAGACGTGGTTGTGACCCCACACCACGACGTCGGCGTTGTAGTCGTAGAGCGCCTGGTAGAGCGGGCGCGTCGAGGTCGACGGCGCGTGGTTGGAGCTCGACGTGAACAGCGGGTGGTGCCAGTACGCCAGCGTGCACGGCTTGGTGCTGGCCGCGAGGTCGGAACGCAGCCACTGCTCCTGGGCCGACCCGGCGGACATGCTGATGTTCGAGTTCAGCGACACGATGTGCCAGTTGCCGAGGTCGTAGGAGTAGTACCCTCGGCCGCTCGGGCCGGCCTGCGAACCGAAGTAGGCGTAGTACGGGGCCGCGCCCGACGTGTTGTAGTCGTGGTTGCCCGGCGACGGGCGGGTGCGCGCCTTGTGCCGGCCCCAGGTCGGCTCGTAGTAGCTGGTGAACTCGGCCGCGGTGCCGTTGTCGTACACGTTGTCGCCGGTGGTGAAGACCGTGCCGGCGATGCCGTCGAGCAGCGCCGCCGTGGCGGTGTCGCCCGAGCCGGAGTTGGCGATGTCGCCGACGCCGACGAGCACCGGGTCGCCGGACGGCGGCGGCGTCGTGGTGCCGGTCGTCACGACCAACTGCGGCGCGTCGGCGCCGCTCTCCCGCGAGTCGTAGTAGGCGCCGTCGCTGTCGCCGGACGTGGCGCCGAAGCTGAACGTCCCGTTGCCGGTGACCCGCGAGGTGACGTCGACCTCGTACCAGCCGTTGGCGCTGATCGCGCCGATCGAGCCGAGCGTGGCGCCGTCGATGCTCGGCTGGTTGTTCCAGGTCGTGCCCGTCTCCGACCAGGTCGTGTTGGACATGGCCCTGACCGTGCCGCCGGTGCCGCTGCCGCTGTTGCCGCTGATCGCCCGCAGCCGCAGCTTCGCGCTGGTCACGGTGCCGCTGACCCCGCTCACGCTGAAGCGCAGGAACAGCCGCCGCACCGGCGAGTTGTCGACCACGATCTGCGTGGACGTGCCGTAGTTGGTGGACGCGGCGTCGCTCTGGACGTAGGTGTCGGCGGCCGGCGTGAACGTGAGCGTCGCCGCCGACGCCGAGGTCGCGCCGGTCACGACGAACGCGGCGGTGGCGGCGAGCAGCACCGCGACCGTCCCGATCGTCACCGGCGGACGGGTGAGTCGAATGCCCATTCAGGAACCCTTTCCCGGGCGTGTGGATATAGAGCGAACGGAATGTAGGAG
This genomic stretch from Micromonospora krabiensis harbors:
- a CDS encoding RibD family protein, translating into MTTRPARPYVLLSCATSIDGYIDDTTEQRLLLSNDDDLDRIDAVRASCDAIMVGAETVRRDDPRLLVRSARRREARVAAGLPASPTKVTVTARGDLDPASRFFTAGEARRVVYCASDALEKTRERVGALADVRDAGEPVDLAEVLADLAAQGVRRLMVEGGGTVHAQFLAAGLADELHLVVAPFFVGDCRAPRFVGDGRYPWHPGRRATVAEVRQIGDVVLMRYALSDRCAS
- a CDS encoding CBM96 family carbohydrate-binding protein, with the translated sequence MGIRLTRPPVTIGTVAVLLAATAAFVVTGATSASAATLTFTPAADTYVQSDAASTNYGTSTQIVVDNSPVRRLFLRFSVSGVSGTVTSAKLRLRAISGNSGSGTGGTVRAMSNTTWSETGTTWNNQPSIDGATLGSIGAISANGWYEVDVTSRVTGNGTFSFGATSGDSDGAYYDSRESGADAPQLVVTTGTTTPPPSGDPVLVGVGDIANSGSGDTATAALLDGIAGTVFTTGDNVYDNGTAAEFTSYYEPTWGRHKARTRPSPGNHDYNTSGAAPYYAYFGSQAGPSGRGYYSYDLGNWHIVSLNSNISMSAGSAQEQWLRSDLAASTKPCTLAYWHHPLFTSSSNHAPSTSTRPLYQALYDYNADVVVWGHNHVYERFAPMNPNGGADSGRGLRSFVAGMGGASHYSFGTIQPNSEARNSSAYGVLKFTLHSGSYDWQFVPVAGQTYSDSGTGSCH
- a CDS encoding glycosyltransferase family 4 protein, whose amino-acid sequence is MHVVLPNDIDDPGTPSGGNQYDRRVCHGLRERGWRVHEHAVPGDWPRPDATALAALADVLGALPDGAVVLLDGLLASPAPEVLEPQADRLRLVVLVHLPLADPAEARTLAAASAVVTTSGWTRRRLLDRYPLDAGRVHVAAPGVDPAPLAAGVDGGTSLLCVAAVTPAKGHDVLAEALAGIAGLSWTCVCVGALTRDPGFVADLRAALSGSGLSDRVRLAGPLTGAPLDAAYAAADLLVLPSRGETYGMVVTEALARGVPVLGTAAGGLPEALGRAPDGSLPGLLVPPEDPGALADALRRWLGDAALREGLRRAARARRDTLTGWPDTASRVAAALSAAVA
- a CDS encoding class I SAM-dependent methyltransferase, encoding MSIDVLLPFSTWLGLREPADAAARAGALVEAVRHRLPTSRPIVLHDLGSGTGSMLRWLAPRLPGPQHWVLHDRDQELLDLATAGSVSAADGAPVGVATRCGDLTRLTAADLAGADLITASALLDMFTAEEVERVVAACAGAGRPTLFMISVTGEVRLSPADPFDEVMAAAFNDHQRRTVDGRALLGPDAVEATVAAFARHGVAVEVRSSPWRLGAAQADLSAEWFRGWVAAACEQRPELAGPAGEYARRRLAQAAAGRLRVVVDHRDLLAAG
- a CDS encoding multidrug effflux MFS transporter; protein product: MPGDLLSARQRLRLVLVLGSLIAIGPLTIDMYLPSLPAITTDLHTTSAAVQLTLTGTLAGLAIGQLLIGPLSDAVGRRRPLLAGMALHIVASLLCVVAPTIGVVGALRVLQGLGVAAASVVATAVVRDLFDGAAFAKLFSRLMLVMGVAPILAPTLGSLLLRWSAWRGVFVALAVLGLALLVVAALGLRETLPPERRRHGGVAETLRVYGGLLRDRTFVGLILVAGLAMAALFAYVAGSSFVFQEQYGLDEQQFGLVFGAGAVGLITATQLNVRLLRRYPPQRILVSALLAGTVAGAALLTFAATGAGGLASVLASLWLVLAACGLALPNAPALALSRHGEAAGTAAALLGAVQFAVGALAAPLVGVLGTGSTGMAVVVAGGMAAATLVLFVVVRPSRLPELEGATVAVAVH
- a CDS encoding lysylphosphatidylglycerol synthase transmembrane domain-containing protein — translated: MFWAWARALGGVGLLGALLWQVGGGPFLDGLALIDGPALAAALAIGVLTTVCGAWRWSLVAGGLGVRLPLRTAVAHCYRAVFLNATLPGGVLGDVHRAVRHGRDAGDVGRGVRAVVWERTAGQVVQVVLALVLLAAFPSPVRPYLPAAIAVVVAGGLAAVLLARAVPRAGRSRWARALRAAVTDVRAGLLARRTWFGVLLASAVMVAGHLATFLLAARTAGATAPLSRLLPLTLLALLAMGLPLNVAGFGPREGVAAWAFGAAGLTAAQGVATATVYGALVLVASLPGAAVLLRRGTRSAAGGREPADRG
- a CDS encoding L-dopachrome tautomerase-related protein codes for the protein MVVGAEPVGELELVRTFTGAMPTGVAVSHTGRIFVNFPQWGDEPPAALVELRDDREVPFPDRRWNSPARDDDEQAFVSVQNMVVDPLDRLWVVDTGSPLFRPTRPGGPKLVRVDLDTDTVAQVITFPPTVVPPTSYLNDVRFDLRRGRAGIAYLTDSAVAGPNGIVVVDLASGRSWRRLHDHPSTAAEPLHAYRPVVEGRPLLNRPAGGRPRALTVGADGLAVSADGSRLYYAPLIGRRWHSVPTDALVDASLPEEEVADTVVDEGDKGTGSDGLESDDVGRLYLTAYEHNAVFRRLPDGRFETLLHDPRLLWPDTLVVAADRHLYVTANQVHRQPMYQGGRDLRRRPYALFRTPIDAGPVLLR
- a CDS encoding GTP cyclohydrolase II, with the translated sequence MPEALPAATVRTEVTVPLRFPDGYATTARLFTFKGLVDGREHVAFGLGDWAGAIDRYAAGGRAPLVRPHSECLTGDVFGSQRCDCGPQLREAVERIAQEGGFLLYLRQEGRGIGLYAKLDAYALQDAGLDTYEANVALGHGEDERDYSAAAQMLATLGVTGIALLSNNPEKAVQLDRLGVTVTERVLTGLYLSPANADYLAAKANRASRVPDLPAVR
- a CDS encoding VOC family protein is translated as MPGSNDPSGTSIRDVDMKLEVVVVPVTDVDRAKEFYGRLGWRLDQTPPGIVQFTPQGSGCSVQFGPDLTPGAPGSAKNYLVVTDVEAARAALVAAGVEVGAVYHPSPDGPVDGPDPERRSYFSRASFQDPDGNIWLLQEITTRLPGRIDPGITSFTSANDLTAALKRAADAHGEHEKRTGKADPDWPDWYAAYMVAEQTGADLPT